A single window of Rhodococcus jostii RHA1 DNA harbors:
- a CDS encoding DMT family transporter, with product MTVTDSVLAVVFAVGAALCIAVGTVVRHRSAAQIPDENVGVLGPITTLVRQPVWWVGTVVGIGGYALQAAALGLGSLLLVQPLLVLSLLFALPLGARFSGRTVTRADWLWASALTAAIAVLVVVGDPRPGVERAETRHWIVICLIGLPFVLACLLGARSGSRSRRALLLGLAGGALFGVAAVLTKGVVHLAGEGPRPLFSSLELYALVVVGAAAVALQQSAFQVGALQASLPATTVMEPLVASLLGFVVLGEYLDADRKVTAVLVVALIAVVMAAVALARGAAVVEDAGTDPAQPLSRSRR from the coding sequence TGCGGCGCAGATCCCGGACGAGAACGTCGGGGTACTCGGGCCGATCACGACGCTGGTGCGTCAACCGGTGTGGTGGGTGGGCACCGTCGTCGGGATCGGCGGATATGCGCTGCAGGCGGCCGCCCTGGGTCTGGGGTCGTTGCTGCTGGTGCAGCCGCTGCTCGTGCTGTCGCTGCTGTTCGCGTTGCCGCTCGGTGCCCGGTTCTCCGGGCGCACGGTCACGCGCGCCGACTGGCTGTGGGCGTCCGCCCTCACCGCGGCGATCGCGGTCCTTGTCGTGGTCGGCGACCCACGGCCGGGCGTCGAGCGCGCGGAGACCCGGCACTGGATCGTGATCTGCCTGATCGGGCTGCCCTTCGTCCTCGCGTGCCTGCTGGGTGCGCGGTCGGGTAGCCGGTCGCGGCGCGCGCTGCTGCTGGGGTTGGCGGGCGGCGCGTTGTTCGGGGTGGCAGCGGTACTGACGAAGGGCGTGGTGCACCTCGCCGGTGAGGGGCCGAGGCCGCTGTTCAGCTCGCTCGAGTTGTACGCGCTCGTCGTGGTGGGAGCCGCCGCGGTCGCGCTGCAGCAGTCGGCCTTTCAGGTCGGAGCGCTGCAGGCCTCGCTGCCCGCGACCACGGTGATGGAACCACTCGTGGCGTCGCTGCTCGGTTTCGTGGTGCTCGGCGAATACCTCGACGCCGACCGGAAGGTGACCGCCGTCCTCGTCGTCGCCCTGATCGCAGTCGTCATGGCCGCGGTGGCGCTGGCGCGCGGCGCCGCCGTCGTGGAGGACGCGGGCACGGATCCGGCTCAGCCCCTGTCCCGATCGCGCAGATAG
- a CDS encoding antibiotic biosynthesis monooxygenase family protein, giving the protein MMTIITRVVLRDEGAAQWDRAMHERVAAARDKPGWISAQLLKGVDEPLERAIVGVWETREDWSAWHHDEAFRSTREELVGLEAGQMDSTWFEVVQNTATEED; this is encoded by the coding sequence ATGATGACAATCATCACGAGAGTTGTGCTTCGCGACGAGGGTGCCGCGCAATGGGACCGTGCAATGCATGAGCGGGTTGCTGCGGCGCGTGACAAGCCAGGCTGGATATCGGCGCAGCTTCTGAAAGGGGTCGATGAGCCACTCGAGCGCGCCATCGTCGGCGTCTGGGAAACGAGAGAAGACTGGTCGGCCTGGCATCATGACGAAGCCTTCCGCTCGACTCGTGAAGAGCTCGTGGGACTTGAAGCCGGCCAGATGGATTCCACGTGGTTCGAGGTGGTCCAGAACACTGCGACTGAAGAAGACTGA
- a CDS encoding sigma factor-like helix-turn-helix DNA-binding protein gives MTIDDEEAAGAVTLMDTLPDRHRTVLRLRLAHGLPAVEVARILGTNVEAVLLLQHAALNLLRRQLAARVVLDGDSPADGRY, from the coding sequence GTGACCATCGACGACGAGGAGGCAGCCGGGGCCGTCACCCTGATGGACACCCTCCCCGACCGCCACCGGACCGTGCTGCGCCTCCGGCTCGCGCACGGCCTCCCGGCCGTCGAGGTCGCGCGCATTCTCGGGACGAACGTCGAGGCCGTGCTCCTCCTCCAGCACGCGGCGCTCAACCTCCTCCGGCGGCAACTCGCCGCGAGGGTGGTGCTCGACGGCGACAGTCCGGCGGATGGGCGGTACTGA